A genomic region of Candidatus Polarisedimenticolaceae bacterium contains the following coding sequences:
- a CDS encoding ATP-binding protein: protein MSRRRTLRARLAWWFAGALLVLYGAAATMGWLYAFSTARQFATLTLKTEAEELARFVAESGRLDAPELGKLEELPVPMWLRVLRDGVVIAATPGIPPVPPFTAREAAGRVIVVEFNRGGPYLLVRHAVTDPGGPLAVEAIGSLAPLRARELALAAGLALAGLVVIPLAAVGGRALAGRALGPLDDLVDDIRALDPARLDARLRAPRGTVEEVAVLASAFNDQLARLEAVLESMRRFTGDASHEIRNPLSVLRAGIEVALRRERDPEEYRRLLRENLQEIVRLHAVVEGLLALAREVPGRPYPVARLPVDLSALVESAVGGFEVVASERGVTFDLESEPEVIVSGDANLLRLVVFNLVDNALKHGPAGEPVSIRVAREGSVARVVIADRGPGVPAEDRGRLFERFYRAAESGGAGTGGLGLSVVRWVTELHGGEVRLLDEGGGCAFEVTLPA from the coding sequence TTGAGTCGCCGCCGGACCCTGCGCGCGCGACTGGCGTGGTGGTTCGCCGGGGCGCTGCTCGTCCTGTACGGCGCCGCGGCGACGATGGGCTGGCTGTACGCCTTCTCCACCGCGCGCCAGTTCGCGACGCTGACGCTGAAGACCGAGGCCGAGGAGCTCGCGCGCTTCGTGGCGGAGAGCGGTCGGCTCGACGCGCCCGAGCTCGGGAAGCTCGAGGAGCTGCCGGTCCCGATGTGGCTGCGGGTTCTGCGCGACGGCGTGGTGATCGCGGCCACGCCGGGCATCCCGCCGGTGCCCCCCTTCACCGCGCGCGAGGCGGCGGGACGCGTGATCGTCGTGGAATTCAACCGGGGCGGCCCGTACCTCCTCGTGCGGCACGCCGTGACCGATCCCGGGGGACCACTCGCCGTCGAGGCCATCGGCTCGCTCGCGCCCCTGCGCGCGCGCGAGCTCGCGCTCGCGGCCGGGCTCGCGCTCGCCGGGCTCGTCGTCATCCCGCTCGCGGCGGTCGGCGGACGCGCGCTCGCCGGGCGGGCGCTGGGACCGCTCGACGACCTCGTCGACGACATCCGCGCGCTCGATCCCGCCCGGCTCGACGCGCGGCTGCGGGCCCCCCGCGGGACGGTCGAGGAGGTGGCGGTCCTGGCATCCGCGTTCAACGACCAGCTCGCGCGGCTCGAGGCCGTGCTCGAGTCCATGCGCCGCTTCACGGGCGACGCGTCGCACGAGATTCGCAATCCCCTCTCCGTGCTCCGCGCGGGGATCGAGGTCGCGCTGCGCCGCGAGCGCGACCCCGAGGAGTACCGGCGCCTGCTCCGCGAGAACCTGCAGGAGATCGTGCGCCTGCACGCCGTCGTCGAGGGGCTGCTCGCGCTCGCACGCGAGGTCCCCGGACGGCCCTACCCGGTCGCGAGGCTTCCGGTCGATCTTTCCGCGCTCGTCGAATCCGCCGTGGGCGGCTTCGAGGTCGTGGCCTCGGAGCGGGGGGTGACGTTCGACCTCGAGTCCGAGCCGGAGGTCATCGTCTCGGGTGACGCGAACCTCCTGCGCCTGGTCGTCTTCAACCTCGTCGACAACGCCCTGAAGCACGGGCCCGCGGGGGAACCGGTCTCGATCCGCGTCGCCCGCGAAGGGAGCGTCGCCCGCGTCGTGATCGCGGACCGCGGGCCCGGGGTGCCCGCGGAGGATCGGGGGCGCCTTTTCGAGCGGTTCTACCGCGCGGCGGAGAGCGGCGGCGCGGGGACGGGGGGGTTGGGACTGAGCGTCGTCCGCTGGGTGACCGAGCTGCACGGAGGCGAGGTGCGCCTCCTCGACGAGGGGGGCGGCTGCGCGTTCGAGGTCACCCTGCCGGCCTGA
- a CDS encoding response regulator transcription factor, with protein sequence MRVLFVEDERRLAERAGRGLREEGFAVDHAATLAQARELAIVTEYDLVLLDLMLPDGSGLDLLRDWRGEGVETPVLILTARDLLEDKVEGLGSGADDYLTKPFAFEELLARARALLRRRAAPPRRVLEAGPLRVDREARHASWSDTTLDLSPKEFSLLEYFMLHPDVVLSRGRIAEHVWDRAYEARSNTIDVIVTRLRRKLDAAGAPKLIFAEPGIGYALRSKEARG encoded by the coding sequence GTGCGCGTGTTGTTCGTCGAGGACGAGCGCCGCCTCGCCGAACGGGCGGGGCGAGGCCTGCGGGAGGAGGGGTTCGCGGTCGATCACGCCGCGACCCTCGCTCAGGCGCGCGAGCTCGCGATCGTCACCGAATACGATCTGGTCCTCCTGGACCTCATGCTGCCCGACGGATCGGGGCTCGACCTCCTTCGCGACTGGCGGGGCGAGGGCGTCGAGACGCCGGTGTTGATCCTCACCGCGCGCGATCTCCTCGAGGACAAGGTCGAAGGTCTCGGCTCGGGAGCCGACGACTACCTCACCAAGCCCTTCGCCTTCGAGGAGCTCCTGGCGCGCGCGCGCGCCCTGCTGCGCCGGCGAGCGGCGCCGCCGCGCCGCGTCCTCGAGGCGGGGCCGCTGCGGGTCGATCGGGAGGCCCGGCACGCCAGCTGGTCGGATACGACGCTGGACCTGTCCCCGAAGGAGTTCTCGTTGCTCGAGTACTTCATGCTCCACCCGGACGTCGTCCTCTCCCGCGGGCGGATCGCGGAGCACGTCTGGGACCGGGCCTACGAGGCACGCTCGAACACGATCGACGTGATCGTCACACGCTTGCGCCGGAAGCTCGACGCCGCGGGGGCGCCGAAGCTGATCTTCGCGGAGCCGGGGATCGGCTACGCCCTCCGATCGAAGGAAGCGCGGGGTTGA
- a CDS encoding YceI family protein yields MRIGSVLLALTAVVPVAAAAPHALTLSPERSKVTFVLEATGHDVEGTLALKSGAVRFDPATGEASGELVVDLVTAQTGNKSRDKTMHREVLEDGSWPLATFRATRFRGTVPAEGDGEVVLDGVLSLHGADHKMTLTGKVHVAKGALAVDADFPIPFVEWGMHDPSWFVLKVAKVVKVHVHAEGDLRVAE; encoded by the coding sequence ATGCGAATCGGTTCCGTGCTGCTCGCGTTGACCGCCGTGGTTCCCGTGGCCGCCGCCGCGCCTCACGCCCTCACGCTCAGCCCGGAGCGCTCGAAGGTCACCTTCGTCCTCGAGGCGACCGGGCACGACGTCGAAGGGACGCTCGCGCTCAAGTCCGGCGCCGTTCGATTCGATCCCGCGACGGGGGAGGCCTCGGGGGAGCTCGTGGTCGATCTCGTGACGGCGCAGACCGGAAACAAGAGCCGCGACAAGACGATGCACCGGGAGGTGCTCGAGGACGGCTCCTGGCCGCTCGCGACGTTCCGGGCGACCCGGTTCCGGGGAACCGTGCCCGCCGAGGGGGACGGGGAGGTCGTGCTCGACGGGGTCCTGAGCCTCCACGGCGCCGACCACAAGATGACCCTCACCGGGAAGGTCCACGTCGCGAAGGGAGCGCTTGCCGTGGACGCCGACTTCCCGATCCCGTTCGTCGAGTGGGGGATGCACGACCCGAGCTGGTTCGTGTTGAAAGTCGCGAAGGTCGTGAAGGTCCACGTGCACGCCGAGGGCGATCTGCGGGTGGCCGAGTGA
- a CDS encoding polyprenyl synthetase family protein, whose translation MNRGLRLLDGPDRRRVRRAFGTLLRPSPSLEPHLAAVVAEATGNPGSLARAQLIYGVATGSGLPPGDALRLATAIEYFHAASLIFDDMPAMDDATTRRGRTCPHVAHGEAAATLGALALITRAYALLWEALERIPASRRRRVGALVAECLGAEGILDGQARDVHFDRRARADEVLRVASGKTVPLIRLAVVLPAIASGAPASTVRRLETLSRAWGLSYQILDDFKDLLLTDAEAGKTTSRDRRLGRPNLPQRAGTRRAVARLDALLAQARVALDAARLPGRALQPLARLHDTLEGMREEVLARIGRIAA comes from the coding sequence GTGAATCGAGGGCTCAGGCTCCTCGACGGCCCGGACCGAAGGCGCGTGCGCCGCGCCTTCGGCACCCTCCTGCGTCCGTCGCCGTCCCTCGAGCCGCACCTCGCGGCGGTCGTGGCCGAGGCGACGGGGAACCCCGGGAGCCTCGCACGCGCCCAGCTCATCTACGGCGTCGCGACGGGCTCGGGGCTTCCGCCCGGCGACGCGTTGCGGCTCGCCACGGCGATCGAGTATTTCCATGCCGCGTCGCTGATCTTCGACGACATGCCCGCAATGGACGACGCGACGACGCGTCGCGGGAGGACCTGCCCCCACGTCGCGCACGGCGAGGCGGCCGCAACGCTCGGAGCGCTCGCGCTCATCACCCGGGCGTACGCGTTGCTGTGGGAGGCCCTCGAGCGGATTCCGGCGTCCCGCCGCCGGAGGGTCGGCGCGCTCGTCGCGGAATGCCTGGGCGCGGAGGGGATCCTCGACGGGCAGGCGCGCGACGTCCACTTCGACCGGCGCGCTCGCGCCGACGAGGTCTTGCGCGTGGCCTCCGGGAAAACGGTCCCGCTCATCCGGCTCGCCGTGGTCCTCCCCGCGATCGCGTCGGGAGCGCCCGCGTCCACCGTCCGGCGGCTCGAGACCCTCTCCCGCGCGTGGGGGCTTTCCTACCAGATCCTCGACGACTTCAAGGACCTCCTGCTCACCGACGCGGAAGCGGGGAAGACGACGTCGCGCGATCGTCGCCTGGGCCGGCCGAATCTCCCGCAACGCGCGGGGACGCGTCGAGCCGTCGCGCGCCTCGACGCCCTGCTCGCGCAGGCGCGGGTGGCGCTGGACGCGGCTCGGCTCCCCGGGCGGGCGCTGCAGCCGCTCGCGCGCCTTCACGACACGCTCGAAGGGATGCGCGAGGAGGTCCTGGCGCGGATCGGCCGGATCGCCGCTTGA
- a CDS encoding cbb3-type cytochrome c oxidase subunit II yields MRSTLARNSRGIAAVAATYALFLLHTQFGFLEQARRVLDSPEKVRVVMACMGIAGLAASGVSARFAHGRDAVRLARGLLAASAAIAVVSVAASGFVGLCSAAGAIGASMGGATVALALALPALLPAGRAGLSIGLGTGIAYFASNLPWLFEGSTWTRAAIPAAFALAVAAALRPAAGPATVPARGRGVPLVLLVAALGGLVALDACAFAVIQTTPGWKEVTWGGPARTLLQGSAHLLAAIAAGVALDTGALAGLLVGTWGLFALAFGWLLSGSPLAAFAGPLYAAGISTYSAALVFAPAFAPRKEPAALRAALLFGLAGWAGSAAGVGAAQDVGTIPVALIAIAGGFALVAALAAAGIRAAAFARTFGATAAIGALGGFVAWTTHLPPHHEAGAPPSASRGREVYVAEGCVHCHSQYVRPGTRDETDWGPYRPLDRTQRPLLVGNRRQGPDLANVGLRRAPAWQTAHLVDPRGLAPGSRMPSYAHLFRDGRGADLVAYLSTLGYGGDAGRAAAIADAPTPDLGSASSARGAALFATYCAACHGAAGRGDGPLAPRLGVRPADLASLQDRTPAGLYRSIRFGRAPTPMPGHETLPERDLADLVAFVSNGARR; encoded by the coding sequence GTGCGGAGCACGCTCGCCCGCAACTCGAGAGGGATCGCCGCGGTCGCGGCGACGTACGCCCTCTTCCTCCTGCACACGCAGTTCGGCTTCCTCGAGCAGGCGCGCCGCGTCCTCGATTCGCCGGAGAAGGTGCGGGTGGTCATGGCGTGCATGGGAATCGCGGGGCTCGCCGCGAGCGGCGTCTCGGCGCGCTTCGCGCACGGGCGCGACGCGGTGCGCCTGGCGCGCGGGCTGCTCGCGGCTTCGGCGGCGATCGCCGTCGTGAGCGTGGCCGCGTCGGGATTCGTCGGGCTGTGTTCGGCCGCCGGGGCGATCGGGGCGTCGATGGGGGGCGCGACGGTCGCCCTCGCGCTGGCGCTCCCCGCGCTCCTCCCGGCCGGACGCGCGGGTCTTTCGATCGGCCTCGGAACCGGGATCGCCTACTTCGCGAGCAACCTCCCGTGGCTGTTCGAGGGCTCGACGTGGACGCGCGCGGCGATTCCCGCCGCCTTCGCGCTCGCCGTCGCCGCGGCGCTGCGGCCGGCAGCCGGTCCTGCGACGGTGCCCGCCCGCGGGCGAGGGGTCCCGCTCGTTCTCCTGGTCGCGGCGCTCGGGGGGCTCGTCGCCCTCGACGCGTGCGCCTTTGCGGTGATTCAGACCACCCCCGGGTGGAAGGAGGTCACGTGGGGCGGCCCGGCGCGGACGTTGCTGCAGGGGAGCGCGCACCTCCTCGCCGCGATCGCGGCGGGGGTGGCCCTGGACACGGGAGCGTTGGCGGGGCTGCTCGTCGGCACATGGGGGCTGTTCGCCCTCGCGTTCGGGTGGCTGCTCTCCGGTTCGCCGCTCGCGGCGTTCGCGGGGCCGTTGTATGCGGCGGGCATCTCGACCTACTCCGCCGCACTGGTGTTCGCCCCCGCGTTCGCCCCGCGGAAGGAGCCGGCGGCGCTGCGTGCGGCATTGCTGTTCGGCCTCGCGGGGTGGGCGGGCTCGGCCGCAGGGGTCGGCGCGGCCCAGGACGTCGGCACCATCCCGGTCGCGCTCATCGCGATCGCCGGAGGGTTCGCGCTCGTCGCGGCGCTCGCGGCGGCGGGAATCAGGGCGGCCGCGTTCGCGCGCACGTTCGGGGCGACCGCGGCGATCGGCGCGCTCGGGGGATTCGTCGCGTGGACGACGCACCTTCCGCCGCACCACGAGGCGGGCGCCCCTCCGTCGGCGTCGCGAGGGCGGGAGGTCTACGTCGCCGAAGGGTGCGTGCATTGTCACTCCCAGTACGTGAGACCCGGCACGCGCGACGAGACCGACTGGGGGCCGTACCGCCCCCTCGACCGGACGCAGCGCCCCTTGCTCGTCGGGAACCGCAGGCAGGGGCCCGATCTCGCCAACGTCGGCCTTCGGCGCGCTCCCGCCTGGCAGACCGCGCACCTGGTCGACCCGCGCGGACTGGCCCCGGGCTCGCGCATGCCGTCGTACGCGCATCTCTTCCGCGACGGTCGGGGAGCCGACCTCGTCGCCTACCTGTCGACGCTCGGATACGGCGGCGATGCGGGTCGCGCCGCGGCGATCGCCGACGCGCCGACTCCCGATCTCGGGTCGGCCTCGTCCGCCCGCGGCGCGGCGCTCTTCGCGACGTACTGCGCCGCCTGCCATGGCGCCGCCGGACGCGGCGACGGCCCGCTCGCACCACGGCTCGGCGTGAGGCCTGCGGACCTCGCGAGCCTTCAGGACCGCACCCCGGCCGGCCTCTACCGCTCGATCCGGTTCGGGCGGGCTCCGACGCCGATGCCCGGGCACGAGACCCTGCCCGAGCGCGACCTCGCCGACCTCGTCGCCTTCGTGTCGAACGGAGCGCGCCGGTGA
- a CDS encoding MMPL family transporter → MTFRERAFGAAARLAVRRPKSVLASAVLLAVAATTYAATHLGLKTSNLDLVDPDLPEVARFRAFAEVFGTPNVLVVVLEGGDEPARREAAVRVADAARGRPGVRAAMGRLPYDGAVLALLRVDPWFASEQRDRYYVFVQPDDPHAAATTIEPFVRGVKAAVEGAGVDRLGVRAGYTGLPQYALDDRDVIQRDLAGLSALSFVLVGAIFAFAFGEFLRPIWAMALLALAAAVVLALAAVVPGHLTLLSAFFFSALFGLGSDYGIYVIDAVEERLADGALLPEAIQGAVVFLAPGLATEALATAAAFLVLVFSGFRGFAELGVIGAAGIAIALASMVFWLPAALTFVKGRRRERKVGERRLGRLLLAVQHPAVAVAIALFALGGLSRGLPPFDGDYLNLQPRDSEAARLEREMVAHSRFSPQFAAFAVPDAAAAKALTEKLRLEETVAEVRSASDLTLLDAAALPIAAERAAFRAGFVAPDGRLAVYAYPNGDVWDPEFQERFLDAMRALDPQATGMPFLGHFMIDLSRRALRITGALAGLVVLILVTLEFGLTRWTALAVAPTFLGVAAMLGVMRATGLAFNPIDVMALPVVIGTAVDSGVHVTHRFLAERGDFARTLAGSGRTVLVSAATTLAGFGTLAFTSHRGLASFALAMTIGVVAALAVSVLSLPTFLRWAAPAEWSAE, encoded by the coding sequence GTGACGTTCCGGGAGCGTGCGTTCGGCGCGGCGGCGCGGCTCGCCGTTCGGCGGCCGAAAAGCGTCCTCGCGAGCGCGGTCCTGCTGGCCGTCGCCGCCACGACGTACGCGGCGACGCATCTGGGCCTGAAGACCTCGAATCTCGACCTCGTGGATCCGGACCTCCCCGAGGTCGCGCGATTTCGCGCCTTCGCGGAGGTTTTCGGGACCCCGAACGTGCTCGTGGTCGTCCTCGAAGGAGGCGACGAGCCGGCAAGGCGCGAGGCGGCGGTGCGCGTCGCGGACGCGGCTCGGGGCCGCCCCGGCGTGCGCGCGGCGATGGGACGCCTCCCCTACGACGGGGCCGTGCTCGCGTTGCTGCGGGTCGATCCGTGGTTCGCCTCGGAGCAACGGGACCGTTACTACGTCTTCGTGCAGCCCGACGACCCGCACGCGGCGGCGACGACGATCGAGCCCTTCGTGCGAGGCGTGAAAGCGGCCGTTGAAGGAGCCGGGGTCGACCGCCTCGGCGTTCGCGCGGGGTACACGGGTCTTCCGCAATACGCCCTCGACGATCGCGACGTGATCCAGCGGGACCTCGCGGGGCTGTCGGCGCTCTCGTTCGTTCTCGTGGGCGCGATCTTCGCGTTCGCCTTCGGCGAGTTCCTGCGGCCGATCTGGGCGATGGCGCTCCTCGCCCTGGCGGCGGCGGTCGTCCTCGCCTTGGCGGCCGTCGTTCCCGGGCACCTGACGCTGCTCTCGGCCTTCTTCTTCTCGGCGTTGTTCGGCCTCGGGAGCGACTATGGGATCTACGTGATCGACGCGGTCGAGGAGCGGCTTGCCGACGGGGCGTTGCTGCCGGAGGCGATCCAGGGCGCGGTCGTGTTCCTCGCGCCGGGGCTCGCGACCGAAGCGCTCGCGACGGCGGCGGCGTTCCTCGTGCTCGTTTTCTCCGGGTTCCGCGGGTTCGCCGAGCTGGGCGTCATCGGCGCCGCCGGGATCGCGATCGCGCTCGCGTCGATGGTCTTCTGGCTCCCCGCCGCGCTCACCTTCGTGAAGGGTCGCCGTCGCGAGCGGAAGGTGGGGGAGCGTCGCCTGGGCCGCCTGCTGCTGGCCGTCCAGCACCCGGCCGTCGCGGTCGCGATCGCGCTCTTCGCCCTCGGCGGGTTGTCGCGCGGGCTGCCGCCGTTCGACGGGGACTACCTGAACCTGCAGCCGCGCGACTCCGAGGCGGCGCGCCTCGAGCGCGAGATGGTCGCGCATTCGCGGTTCTCGCCGCAGTTCGCGGCGTTCGCGGTTCCCGACGCCGCGGCGGCGAAGGCGCTGACCGAAAAGCTCCGCCTCGAGGAGACGGTCGCCGAGGTCCGCTCGGCGTCGGATCTCACGCTCCTCGACGCCGCGGCCCTGCCGATCGCCGCCGAGCGCGCCGCTTTTCGCGCGGGTTTCGTCGCTCCGGACGGGCGCCTGGCCGTCTACGCCTACCCCAACGGCGATGTCTGGGACCCCGAGTTCCAGGAGCGGTTCCTCGATGCGATGCGCGCCCTCGACCCCCAGGCGACGGGGATGCCGTTCCTGGGGCACTTCATGATCGACCTGTCCCGCCGCGCGCTGCGGATCACCGGGGCGCTCGCGGGCCTCGTCGTCCTGATCCTCGTGACCCTCGAGTTCGGCCTCACGCGCTGGACCGCGCTCGCGGTCGCGCCGACGTTCCTGGGGGTCGCCGCGATGCTCGGCGTGATGCGGGCGACGGGGCTGGCGTTCAATCCGATCGACGTCATGGCGCTTCCGGTCGTGATCGGGACGGCGGTGGACAGCGGCGTGCACGTCACCCACCGGTTCCTGGCCGAGCGGGGCGATTTCGCCCGCACGCTCGCGGGAAGCGGGCGCACCGTCCTGGTCAGCGCGGCGACGACGCTCGCGGGGTTCGGGACGCTCGCCTTCACCTCCCACCGCGGCCTCGCCTCGTTCGCGCTCGCGATGACGATCGGCGTGGTCGCCGCACTCGCCGTCTCCGTGTTGTCCCTTCCGACCTTCCTGCGGTGGGCGGCGCCGGCGGAGTGGAGCGCCGAGTGA
- a CDS encoding methyltransferase domain-containing protein, which yields MTHDRYAEFTRAYFRGWSGAYDLFALPVGYAYAAAVRETGAERGRRILDACAGTGEIARRLSRRGAEVVAIDFTMEMLARAARKCGEAVRPVVCDARRLPFADRSFDAAVLSFALHDMPRRVRSEVLREVARTTREGIVILDYRVRADGVWPRILATFETPYFGAFAREGVEEAIRAAGLPPPLRRKLPGPFGIWRVAP from the coding sequence GTGACGCACGACCGTTACGCGGAGTTCACGCGCGCGTACTTCCGCGGCTGGAGCGGGGCCTACGACCTGTTCGCGCTCCCCGTCGGATACGCCTACGCGGCCGCCGTGCGGGAGACCGGGGCCGAGCGGGGCCGGCGCATCCTCGATGCGTGCGCCGGGACCGGCGAGATCGCGCGACGGCTTTCCCGCCGCGGCGCGGAGGTCGTCGCGATCGACTTCACGATGGAGATGCTCGCGCGCGCGGCCCGCAAGTGCGGAGAGGCGGTGCGTCCGGTCGTCTGCGACGCCCGCCGCCTCCCGTTCGCGGACCGGTCCTTCGACGCCGCGGTCCTGTCGTTCGCCCTGCACGACATGCCGCGTCGTGTCCGGTCGGAGGTGCTTCGCGAGGTCGCCCGGACGACGAGGGAGGGGATCGTGATCCTCGACTATCGGGTGCGGGCCGACGGAGTCTGGCCTCGCATTCTCGCCACCTTCGAAACGCCTTACTTCGGAGCGTTCGCCCGCGAGGGCGTCGAGGAGGCGATTCGAGCCGCGGGGCTTCCGCCGCCGTTGCGACGGAAGCTCCCGGGCCCGTTCGGCATCTGGCGCGTGGCGCCCTGA
- a CDS encoding PDZ domain-containing protein, whose protein sequence is MKVDRILTVAAIVSLAAAPVIAGGPECEKNAKSAHAVAASAKKEGGCTASAAECEKGMAAMKSQGWSGIFAEKSDAGLVVVKVVPGSPAETAGIAKGDVLLSFNGITYSDENKEKVMAARKELKSGSTATYGIQRNGKAKNVEVRLATMPEEVYTAMVKEHMAEDHAAVAKN, encoded by the coding sequence ATGAAAGTCGATCGGATCCTGACCGTCGCCGCGATCGTGTCCCTCGCCGCCGCCCCCGTGATCGCGGGCGGACCCGAGTGCGAGAAGAACGCGAAGTCCGCCCATGCCGTCGCCGCTTCCGCGAAGAAGGAAGGCGGATGCACGGCCAGCGCCGCCGAATGCGAGAAGGGGATGGCCGCGATGAAGTCGCAGGGCTGGTCCGGAATCTTCGCCGAGAAGTCCGACGCCGGCCTCGTCGTCGTGAAGGTCGTTCCGGGAAGCCCCGCCGAGACCGCGGGGATCGCGAAGGGCGACGTGTTGCTCTCGTTCAACGGCATCACCTACTCCGACGAGAACAAGGAGAAGGTGATGGCGGCCCGCAAGGAGCTGAAGTCCGGCTCGACCGCGACCTACGGGATCCAGCGGAACGGCAAGGCGAAGAACGTCGAGGTCCGCCTCGCGACGATGCCCGAGGAGGTCTACACCGCGATGGTCAAGGAGCACATGGCCGAGGATCACGCCGCGGTCGCGAAGAACTGA
- a CDS encoding cytochrome c3 family protein, with protein sequence MNRPAAALMAAALAFPASAQVSPGPLSRAHADLEGNANCLKCHGTRKDALDLRCLDCHREIGTLREAGRGFHARDGKGTCAKCHPEHAGADFALVDWPGGSPERFDHLAAGFPLEGKHASQTCRACHQAKFRKGPIADRAKVRDAGRSFVGLEPACVSCHADPHKGALGPDCARCHAATDWKTTPGFDHKTTAFPLEGKHVAVACAKCHLPEGADKPLYKPVPHASCASCHVDPHAGRLGGACAKCHVVADWRQVSKTAFDHDRTRYPLRGAHATVVCAKCHDPKAPAGAKPPFATCGACHRDPHRGQATLAGKTVDCAACHSVQAFRPGVLPAAQHAPDRFPLEGKHATVACAKCHAAGPQGVAMRPAHARCADCHRDVHAYKPPRDCEPCHTVSAWVPSKVGVAEHRSYTLKLEGAHAKAKCEGCHRKPKLALTGVPTRCDACHRDVHAFAPVRDCAPCHDARAFAPASVGPKEHAGYAFPLEGAHAAAPCFVCHKDLGTPGPRKAVSFKDERRECVACHEDPHKGSLGKDCARCHGTAAFRPAVRFDHDRDTKFRLGTAHRPVACAKCHEGGRWKGAPAKCEACHGRRAAN encoded by the coding sequence GTGAACCGCCCCGCGGCAGCGCTGATGGCCGCCGCGCTCGCCTTCCCGGCCTCCGCCCAGGTCTCCCCCGGGCCGCTCTCCCGGGCGCACGCCGACCTCGAAGGGAACGCGAACTGCCTGAAGTGCCACGGCACGCGAAAGGACGCCCTCGATCTCCGTTGCCTCGACTGCCACCGCGAGATCGGAACCCTGCGCGAAGCGGGACGCGGTTTCCACGCCCGGGACGGCAAGGGCACGTGCGCCAAGTGCCATCCCGAACACGCCGGGGCCGACTTCGCGCTCGTCGATTGGCCCGGGGGCTCCCCCGAGAGGTTCGACCACCTCGCCGCCGGGTTCCCTCTGGAGGGTAAACACGCCTCCCAGACGTGTCGCGCGTGCCACCAGGCGAAGTTCCGGAAGGGGCCCATCGCCGATCGGGCGAAGGTCCGCGACGCCGGGCGGAGCTTCGTCGGCCTCGAGCCGGCGTGTGTTTCGTGTCACGCCGATCCGCACAAGGGGGCGCTCGGACCGGATTGCGCGCGGTGCCACGCGGCGACCGACTGGAAAACCACCCCCGGCTTCGACCACAAGACGACGGCCTTCCCGCTCGAGGGGAAACACGTCGCCGTCGCATGTGCCAAGTGCCACCTTCCCGAAGGCGCCGACAAGCCGCTCTACAAGCCCGTCCCCCACGCGTCGTGCGCGAGCTGCCACGTCGATCCCCACGCGGGGCGCCTCGGCGGCGCGTGCGCCAAGTGCCACGTCGTCGCCGACTGGCGGCAGGTTTCGAAGACGGCGTTCGACCACGACCGCACGCGGTATCCGCTCCGGGGCGCCCACGCGACCGTCGTCTGTGCGAAGTGCCACGACCCGAAGGCGCCGGCCGGCGCGAAGCCTCCTTTCGCGACCTGCGGCGCCTGCCACCGCGATCCGCACCGCGGGCAGGCGACGCTCGCGGGAAAGACGGTGGACTGCGCGGCGTGCCACTCGGTCCAGGCCTTCCGCCCGGGCGTGCTCCCGGCCGCGCAACATGCCCCCGACCGGTTTCCGCTCGAGGGCAAACACGCGACGGTGGCCTGCGCGAAGTGCCACGCGGCGGGGCCGCAGGGGGTCGCCATGCGCCCCGCCCACGCGCGGTGCGCCGATTGCCACCGGGACGTCCACGCCTACAAGCCCCCGCGCGACTGCGAGCCGTGCCACACGGTCTCGGCCTGGGTCCCCTCGAAGGTCGGGGTCGCCGAGCACCGGAGCTACACCTTGAAGCTCGAGGGGGCCCACGCGAAGGCGAAGTGCGAAGGATGCCATCGCAAGCCCAAGCTCGCCCTGACGGGAGTTCCCACGCGCTGCGACGCGTGCCATCGCGACGTTCACGCCTTCGCCCCCGTCAGGGACTGCGCCCCGTGCCACGACGCGCGCGCTTTCGCGCCGGCTTCGGTCGGCCCGAAAGAGCACGCCGGGTACGCCTTCCCCCTCGAGGGGGCCCACGCCGCAGCGCCCTGTTTCGTCTGCCACAAGGACCTCGGCACGCCCGGGCCGCGCAAGGCCGTCTCGTTCAAGGACGAGCGGAGGGAATGCGTCGCCTGCCACGAGGATCCGCACAAGGGCTCGCTCGGAAAGGACTGCGCGCGTTGCCACGGGACCGCCGCCTTCCGTCCCGCGGTGCGCTTCGACCACGACCGCGACACGAAGTTCCGGCTGGGAACGGCCCACCGTCCGGTCGCCTGCGCGAAGTGCCACGAAGGCGGGCGGTGGAAAGGAGCTCCGGCGAAATGCGAGGCCTGTCACGGACGCCGCGCCGCGAATTGA